The Triticum aestivum cultivar Chinese Spring chromosome 3A, IWGSC CS RefSeq v2.1, whole genome shotgun sequence genome includes a region encoding these proteins:
- the LOC123059992 gene encoding LEAF RUST 10 DISEASE-RESISTANCEUS RECEPTOR-LIKE PROTEIN KINASE-like 2.5 gives MFPWLGPPCLLLSFLIISTMPALLLAAACEPERCGNLSVSAPFGVVSGSEENGCAQAQLGFQVHCTDGVPYLGYYEPEYGLQILDIFYNNGSLLVSDVHKIGGFNLSNKKGYRVPTANTATKVGPPFSLSPLNQNLVFYNCTKVPAGQAGLVETVCRNNTFVRARGRYNWTGGINSGYTLEGCSATAVPVLGASQEVNARDYKALISDGFLLTWQSPSGGSGRERRGKKIMVIGMTSAAAAFLFACLYVLIWHRKGKRSWFLLCKKTSSNTEKNYEAMIVSYGSLAPTRYTYSEVLKITSSRNNQLGKGGYGVVFKGRLHDGRLVAVKFLHDCKGNGDEFVNEVMSIGRTSHVNVVSLFGFCLEGSKRALIYEYMPNGSLDQYIYSEHPKEILGWERLYAIAIGIARGLEYLHHSCNTRIVHFDIKPQNILLDKDFSPKIADFGLAKLCHTKESNLSMTGARGTIGFIAPEVHSRTFGVVSTKSDVYSYGMMLLEMVGGRRNVKSIVAKSSEKYFPDWIYDHFAQDDGLQACEVTREIEEIARKITFIGLWCIQVLPMYRPTITKVLEMFERSLDDLDMPPKQNFCELLESSAHNMDVQNSSSTRSEEISLVNSKILQQSPTL, from the exons ATGTTCCCATGGCTTGGGCCTCCATGTCTCCTCCTATCCTTCCTCATCATCTCCACGATGCCGGCGCTGTTGCTCGCGGCAGCCTGCGAACCCGAGCGATGTGGCAACCTGAGCGTCTCAGCCCCGTTCGGGGTCGTCTCGGGTTCTGAGGAGAACGGGTGCGCCCAGGCCCAACTCGGGTTCCAGGTCCACTGCACCGACGGCGTCCCCTACCTTGGGTACTACGAGCCGGAGTACGGGCTTCAGATCCTCGACATCTTCTACAACAACGGTTCCTTGCTAGTCTCCGACGTCCACAAGATCGGAGGCTTCAATCTCTCCAACAAGAAAGGATACCGTGTCCCGACGGCCAACACCGCCACCAAAGTCGGGCCTCCGTTCTCGTTAAGTCCTCTGAACCAGAACCTCGTCTTCTACAACTGCACCAAGGTGCCGGCAGGCCAAGCAGGGCTGGTGGAGACGGTGTGCCGCAACAACACTTTTGTCCGTGCCAGAGGGCGATACAACTGGACCGGCGGGATCAACAGCGGGTACACTTTGGAGGGATGCAGCGCCACCGCTGTGCCAGTGCTAGGGGCGTCTCAAGAGGTGAACGCCAGAGACTACAAGGCACTCATCAGTGATGGCTTCCTCCTGACATGGCAGTCGCCGAGTGGCGGTAGTG GTCGCGAGAGGAGAGGGAAGAAGATTATGGTAATAG GTATGACATCAGCAGCTGCAGCATTTCTCTTTGCATGTCTTTATGTGCTGATATGGcatagaaaggggaaaagatcatGGTTTCTCCTTTGCAAGAAGACTAGCAGCAACACTGAAAAGAATTACGAGGCAATGATAGTGTCATATGGATCCCTAGCTCCAACAAGATACACGTACTCAGAGGTACTGAAGATAACGTCTTCTCGCAACAATCAGCTTGGGAAAGGTGGTTATGGTGTGGTTTTCAAAGGAAGACTACATGATGGTCGTCTGGTGGCTGTGAAATTCTTGCATGACTGCAAAGGAAATGGGGACGAGTTTGTGAATGAGGTCATGAGCATTGGCAGGACCTCTCATGTTAATGTTGTTAgtttatttgggttttgtttggaggGATCAAAACGAGCTCTTATATATGAGTACATGCCCAACGGTTCCTTGGATCAGTACATTTATTCAGAGCACCCCAAAGAAATTTTAGGATGGGAGAGGCTTTATGCGATAGCAATCGGGATTGCTCGTGGCCTCGAATACTTGCACCATAGCTGTAATACACGTATTGTCCATTTCGATATCAAGCCCCAAAATATCCTTCTAGACAAAGATTTTAGCCCAAAGATTGCTGATTTTGGTCTAGCTAAATTGTGTCATACAAAAGAGAGCAATCTTTCAATGACTGGAGCTAGAGGAACAATTGGATTTATAGCCCCAGAAGTTCACTCTCGAACCTTCGGGGTGGTTTCAACAAAGTCGGATGTTTATAGTTACGGAATGATGCTGCTGGAGATGGTTGGAGGTAGGAGAAACGTAAAATCGATTGTTGCAAAATCCAGCGAAAAGTATTTTCCAGATTGGATTTACGATCACTTTGCACAAGATGATGGACTACAAGCATGTGAAGTGACAAGAGAAATTGAGGAGATTGCGAGAAAGATAACATTCATTGGCTTGTGGTGCATACAAGTGTTACCTATGTATCGCCCTACTATAACCAAAGTTCTAGAAATGTTTGAGAGAAGCTTAGATGATCTGGACATGCCGCCAAAGCAGAACTTCTGTGAACTACT TGAAAGTTCAGCTCACAATATGGATGTACAAAATTCAAGTTCTACCAGATCTGAGGAGATCAGCCTTGTGAATTCAAAAATCCTACAACAATCGCCAACTCTTTGA
- the LOC123059993 gene encoding uncharacterized protein: MASTSCWFLFFASVWRLPPMLAGAEEQQGEGCSAKRCGNLTISDPFWLSDQEAGRSCGSQDYEVACQNNGFPGLRSSVPSSSGFGIIDISYEENSLRVVDRGHLELLQASNSCQVMIFNTSVKLAEPFRIDPGNLNLILYNCTEEAAVAAAARRDRDLMQTSLRCGNESKMFVRTGVRYDATGNYGGYALEGCNAVVTPVLGSSSGQTNASDYMQLINDGFLLTWDPLPLAAPVRKFSRQNQSSSFSPHRPLLFAFRC; the protein is encoded by the coding sequence ATGGCTAGTACTAGCTGTTGGTTCTTGTTCTTCGCCTCGGTTTGGAGGCTGCCACCGATGCTGGCCGGAGCTGAGGAGCAGCAAGGCGAAGGCTGCTCAGCCAAGAGGTGCGGCAACCTCACCATCTCTGACCCATTCTGGCTCTCTGACCAGGAGGCGGGAAGATCGTGTGGTTCCCAGGACTACGAGGTCGCTTGCCAAAACAATGGTTTTCCAGGTCTACGGAGCTCTGTACCTTCGAGCTCCGGCTTTGGAATCATCGATATCTCTTATGAGGAAAACAGTTTGCGCGTGGTTGATCGAGGCCATCTGGAATTACTGCAAGCCTCCAACAGCTGCCAAGTAATGATATTTAACACCTCCGTCAAACTGGCCGAACCTTTTAGGATCGACCCTGGCAACCTGAACCTCATCTTGTACAACTGCACGGAGGAGGCAGCGGTTGCGGCTGCGGCACGCCGGGACAGAGACCTGATGCAGACGAGCCTGAGATGTGGGAACGAGAGCAAGATGTTTGTTCGCACGGGAGTGCGTTACGACGCGACCGGGAACTATGGCGGCTACGCTTTGGAGGGCTGCAACGCTGTGGTCACTCCGGTGCTTGGCTCATCGTCGGGCCAGACGAACGCGTCCGACTACATGCAGCTCATCAACGATGGCTTTCTCTTGACATGGGATCCGCTCCCTCTCGCAGCACCTGTACGTAAGTTCTCACGCCAAAATCAGTCATCTTCCTTCTCTCCTCATCGCCCCTTATTATTTGCTTTCAGGTGTTGA